In the genome of Bradyrhizobium ottawaense, the window ATGATGCCGACCGAGCCGTTGAAGAACGCCATCGGGATGAAGACGGCCGAGAGCACGACGCCGATCCCGACCAGGGCCCCGGTGATCTCGCGCATGGATTTCTCGGTCGCCTCGCGCGGGCTAAGCTGCTCCTCGGCCATCACGCGCTCGACGTTTTCGACCACGACGATGGCATCGTCGACCAGGAGGCCGATCGCCAGCACCATCGCGAACATCGTCAGCGTATTGATGGAATAGCCGGCGAGCGAGAGCACGCCGAAGGTCCCGAGCAGCACCACCGGCACGGCAATGGTCGGAATGATGGTGGCGCGCCAGCTCTGCAGGAACACGAACATCACGACGAAAACCAGCGCGATCGCCTCGAACAGCGTGTGGATCACCTTCTCGATCGACAGCTTGACGAAGGGCGTGGTGTCGTAGGGGTAGACGACGCGGAGCCCCTCCGGCATGGTGGCGCTGAGCTGGGCAACGCGCGCCTTCACCGCTTCCGAGGTCGCGACCGCATTGGCGCCGGTCGCAAGGCTGATGCCCATGCCCGCGGCCGGCTTGCCGTTGTAGCGCGCGGCGGAATCATAGGACTTCGAACCGAGCTCGACCCGCGCGACGTCGCCGATACGGACCGTCTGACCGGTCGTGGCCGTGCGCAGGATGATGTCCTTGAATTGCTCGACCGTCTGCAGGCGGCTCTGCGAGGTGATGGTGGCATTGAGCTGCTGGCCGCCGACAGACGGCAGGCCGCCGAGCTGGCCGGCGGTCACCTGCGTGTTCTGGGTCTGGATCGCCGCGGTCACGTCGCTGGGCATCAGATTGTATTTGGCCAGCTTGTCGGGATCGAGCCAGATGCGCATGGCGTATTCGGCGCCGAACAACGTCACCTGCCCGACGCCGGCAACGCGACTGATCGGATCGTTGACCGAGGAGGCCACGTAGTCGGCGATGTCGCTGGCGGCAAGCCGACCGTCCTCGGAGACGAAACCCAGCACCATCAAGAAGCTCGCCGAGGACTTCACGACCTTGATGCCCTGCTGCTGCACGACCTGCGGCAGCAGCGGAGTTGCAAGCTGCAGCTTGTTCTGCACCTGCACCTGGGCGATGTCGGCATCGGCCCCGTTGGTGAAGGTCAGCGAGATCTGCACTTGGCCCGTCGAGGTGCTCGACGACGACATGTATTGCAGATAGTCGAGACCGGTCATGTTCTGCTCGATGACCTTGGTCACCGAGTTCTCCGCGGTCTCGGCATTGGCGCCGGGATAGGTCGCCGTGATCGTGACGACGGTCGGCGCGATCTGCGGATATTGCGCGATCGGCAGCCGCATGATCGCGAGCACGCCGCCCAGCATGATCAGGATGGCGATGACCCAGGCGAAGATCGGCCGCTTGATGAAGAAATGGGACATGACGGTTACTGCTCGGCTGTGGCGGCTGCAGGCCGCGCGTCGGCCTGCCGCGTCGGATTCACGGCAAGACCGGTTGCGGGATCGACCGCGACCTCGACGGTCTTGACCGGCGCGCCGGGGCGAGCCTTCTGCGTTCCCTCGACGACCAGGCGGTCGCCCGCCTTGGCGCCGGAGCGCACCAGCCAGTTGCTGCCGACGTCCTCTCCGAGTTCCAGCGTCCGCTGCTCGACCTTGCCGTCCTTGTCGACGAACATCGCCACCGCCTGCCCCAGCGGATTACGCGAGACCGCCCGCTGCGGCACCAGGATCGCGGCCGTGTCCACGCCGGCGACGACGCGGGCGCGCACATACATGCCCGGCAGCAGCGCCCGCTCGGGATTGGCGAAGACCGCGCGCGACGAGACCGAGCCGGTGCTCTCGTTGACACTGGCATCGGTGAAGCCGTACTTGCCCTTGTGGCCGTAAGCCCTGCCGCTCTCCATCAAGAGCTCGACCTGCACGCCTTCGGCAGGACGCTTAAGCCGGCCACTGGCGATCTGGTTGCGCAGGCGTTCCATCTCGGAGGTCGACTGATCGAGGTCGACATAGACAGGGTCGAGCTGCTGGATCGTCGTCATCGCGGTCGCCTGGCTGGCGGTGACCAGCGCACCGGGCGTGATGCTCGACTTGCCGATCCGGCCCGAGATCGAGGCCGTGACCTTGGTGCGATCCAGCGAGATCGCAGCCGTGTCGCGGTTGGCCTCCGCCGCCTTCACGTCGGCCTCGCCCTGCTTGTAGGCGGCGACCGCATCGTCGACATCCTGCTGGCTCGCCGCATTGGTTTGCAGAAGCTGGGTCTTGCGCGCGGCCTTGAGCTTGACGCTGACGAGCGTTGCCTCCGACCTCTGCACCGCGGCCTCGGCGCTGGCCAAGCCCGCCTTGTACTGCACCGGATCGATCTCATAGAGCAGGTCGCCTTCCCTGACCTCGGCGCCTTCCACGAAGTCGCGCTTGAGCAGAATGCCCGTGACCTGCGGCCGGACCTCGGAAACCTGGTAGGCGACGACGCGGCCCGGCAGCACCGTCGAGATCTTCGCTTCCTGCGGTTTCAGGGTCATGATGCCGACCTCTGGCACCATCTGCTGCAATGCCGCTTGCGGGTTCTGCTCCCCGCAAGCGGCAAGCAGCAGGGCAATCAAGGGAACAGCGCGGACGATCGGGGAACGCATGAGACGATCCATGGGTAAGTTGCGGCCCCTGAAGGGCATCGCGCGGAAACATTTGGAAACTATTCAGTTTCCATTGGGAAACTTGGTAGTTTCCTTCCCTGAAGTCAAGTGCTAGGCTGCCTGCACAACGGCGTTCAAGCAGTCGTGAAGCAGCTCAAATTCAAGCGGGTACGTCCATGGCGAAAGAAGCCAGCAGTCAGAGGCGCATTGCTCCGCCGTCGGAGCGGACCAAGCCGACCGTGGGCCCCGCCCCCGACGCTCGCATGAGGCAATTGCTGGCGGCGGCGAAGGACACCTTCACCAGCAAAGGGTTTGCCGCGACGACGATGGACGACATCGCCGGTGCCGCCGGGATGTCGAAGAAGACGCTCTACAAATTGTTCGAGAGCAAGACCGAGCTGTTCCGCGCCATGCTGCTGCGCAGCTTGCCGGAAGCCGATTACGCAGACACCCCTTCGGAAGGATCACCAGTGATCCGGCTTCGAAACATGCTGCGCGAGGCGGCCAACGTCGCGCTGTCGCCTGGCGAGATCGCCCTGCAGCGTTTGATCATCGGTGAACGTCAGGCGTCCCCGGAGCTGGGGCGTATGTTCGCCGAGGTCATCATGGAAAGCGGCACGGAGCATATCGTCGAGCTACTGAAGGCAGTTCGCCTGGAGCCCCGTTTTGAGGGCGTGCCGCTCCGCCTCATTGCCGAAATGCTGTTCGGCATGGTGTTCAGCCACGATCATTTCAGGCTGCTGACAGACACCGCATTCAAGTTCAATCGCCGCGCCCTGGACCGGCGGATCGATCTTGCCATTGCAACCTTCTGTGCGGCCGACGAATAAGCGTGAGCCGCCTCGCTCGGCTTGGAAGAAGGTCAGCAGCCGAGCCTATCGGCGATCCCGCCAAAGTCCTTGGCGACGATGTCCCACTTGCCGGTGGCTTCGAAATCGACCTTCTGGAGCGGACCGTACTCCGTCGGCCGTGCGACGAACGCGGTCTTCAGGCCGTTCTTCTGCGCCGCCGCGAGATCGCCGTTGTGGGCGGCGACCATCATCACCTCCTCCGGCTTGA includes:
- a CDS encoding efflux RND transporter periplasmic adaptor subunit, whose product is MRSPIVRAVPLIALLLAACGEQNPQAALQQMVPEVGIMTLKPQEAKISTVLPGRVVAYQVSEVRPQVTGILLKRDFVEGAEVREGDLLYEIDPVQYKAGLASAEAAVQRSEATLVSVKLKAARKTQLLQTNAASQQDVDDAVAAYKQGEADVKAAEANRDTAAISLDRTKVTASISGRIGKSSITPGALVTASQATAMTTIQQLDPVYVDLDQSTSEMERLRNQIASGRLKRPAEGVQVELLMESGRAYGHKGKYGFTDASVNESTGSVSSRAVFANPERALLPGMYVRARVVAGVDTAAILVPQRAVSRNPLGQAVAMFVDKDGKVEQRTLELGEDVGSNWLVRSGAKAGDRLVVEGTQKARPGAPVKTVEVAVDPATGLAVNPTRQADARPAAATAEQ
- a CDS encoding TetR/AcrR family transcriptional regulator; the protein is MAKEASSQRRIAPPSERTKPTVGPAPDARMRQLLAAAKDTFTSKGFAATTMDDIAGAAGMSKKTLYKLFESKTELFRAMLLRSLPEADYADTPSEGSPVIRLRNMLREAANVALSPGEIALQRLIIGERQASPELGRMFAEVIMESGTEHIVELLKAVRLEPRFEGVPLRLIAEMLFGMVFSHDHFRLLTDTAFKFNRRALDRRIDLAIATFCAADE